The following coding sequences lie in one Oncorhynchus nerka isolate Pitt River linkage group LG14, Oner_Uvic_2.0, whole genome shotgun sequence genomic window:
- the tmem116 gene encoding transmembrane protein 116 isoform X1 produces MLHFVLQDVSNNTEQNTTTPEDWTVVYFAVRWIQMTMAVLSIVGSGSIIVYATFQHLIRTPEIQPLFLLSVTDLLLAVSWLVGAVLFTQDCDSHATCYNLHIVEQILYMTSFFYTLNYVWTLYSGLNNRFYSSLHGYPAQCATKLRSFSKIAAVLSCVLPVLLMLPVFVTGNMDHCYTNFSQPYKCLLMHTEALFMSTDLSKMEVDSACRLGHMYSIAVFLAVFLLTFVGIVVLMGKARTVYRRCVSSSGFLGDRQWASLRVLDRHMLLYPSVFFFCWGPAVFLAAMILYNPKSVEGVVGVILYILQAFTSSSQGLLNCVVYGWTQTHFRSASKDALRDMDTQTPLLRSQKKGYKTLWSTPSPKPDDIEGSGILPTPH; encoded by the exons gtgtaCTTTGCAGTCAGGTGGATCCAGATGACTATGGCAGTACTGAG CATTGTCGGTTCAGGTTCCATAATTGTTTATGCAACTTTCCAACACCTTATAAGGACACCTGAG ATCCAGCCATTGTTCTTACTGAGTGTGACAGACTTGCTGCTGGCAGTCAGCTGGCTGGTAGGAGCAGTACTGTTCACCCAGGACTGTGATAGCCATGCCACCTGCTACAACCTACACATCGTTGAACAG ATCCTGTATATGACCTCGTTCTTCTACACATTGAACTATGTATGGACCCTGTACTCTGGGCTAAATAACAGATTCTACAGTAGCCTTCATGGATACCCAGCCCAA TGCGCCACCAAACTGAGAAGTTTCAGCAAGATTGCTGCAGTCCTGTCATG TGTACTCCCCGTGCTGCTGATGCTGCCAGTGTTTGTAACAGGAAACATGGACCACTGTTACACAAACTTCAGCCAGCCTTACAA GTGCCTTCTAATGCACACGGAGGCACTCTTCATGTCCACTGACTTGAGCAAGATGGAGGTGGACTCAGCTTGCCGCCTGGGACACATGTACAGTATTGCTGTCTTCCTGGCAGTGTTCCTCCTCACCTTTGTTGGCATTGTG GTGCTCATGGGAAAAGCCCGCACTGTTTACAGACGTTGTGTGAGTTCTAGCGGTTTCCTTGGCGACAGGCAGTGGGCGTCGCTTCGTGTTCTGGACCGACACATgctcctctacccctctgtcttcttcttctgttGGGGCCCAG CAGTGTTCCTGGCAGCCATGATTctgtacaaccccaaatcagtgGAGGGAGTTGTGGGCGTCATTCTCTACATCTTACAG GCCTTCACCTCATCCTCTCAAGGCCTTCTGAACTGTGTGGTGTACGGctggacacagacacacttcCGCTCAGCTAGCAAAGATGCTCTAAGGGACATGGACACTCAGACGCCACTTCTGAGATCTCAGAAGAAAGGCTATAAAACTCTATGGTCAACACCATCCCCCAAACCAGATGATATAGAAGGATCTGGTATTCTACCGACACCACATTAA
- the rpp25l gene encoding ribonuclease P protein subunit p25-like protein yields MENYSKARTVEQPCPCPFPGLSSDTNEVRVKDGSKIRNLMRYALSRMEVKPRALEGEGGQPKSEEGGSTTEVQEAPCSQALEKMPSRQIVFTGMGKGVSKAITCVEILKRRVKGLHQQTRLLFSTVLEVWEPLEPAAGLDSLTVSRNIPAIWVLLSRDPLDASLPGYQAPGNFDALWAQAAKEDAGVAGGQRHGGRRKRGGGGGRGKGPGGPVRQTDRSREPGKGQSRGKGALAGQE; encoded by the coding sequence ATGGAGAACTACAGTAAGGCGCGAACGGTGGAACAGCCCTGCCCCTGCCCATTCCCTGGCCTCTCCAGCGACACCAATGAGGTTAGAGTGAAGGATGGCAGCAAGATCCGCAACCTCATGCGCTACGCCCTGAGCCGCATGGAGGTCAAGCCCAGAGCGCTGGAAGGCGAGGGGGGGCAGCCTAAGAGCGAAGAAGGGGGTAGCACCACCGAGGTCCAGGAAGCACCATGCTCCCAGGCACTGGAAAAGATGCCTAGCCGGCAGATAGTATTCACTGGGATGGGGAAGGGGGTCTCCAAGGCCATCACGTGTGTGGAGATCCTGAAGCGCCGTGTGAAAGGCTTGCACCAGCAGACCAGGCTGCTCTTCAGCACTGTCCTGGAGGTGTGGGAACCCCTGGAGCCTGCGGCAGGCCTGGACAGCCTCACCGTCAGTAGGAACATACCTGCTATCTGGGTACTGCTCTCCAGAGACCCCCTGGATGCCAGCCTGCCTGGATACCAGGCTCCAGGGAACTTTGATGCCCTGTGGGCACAGGCTGCCAAGGAGGATGCAGGGGTGGCTggtggacagagacatgggggtaggaggaagaggggaggtggtggtggcagGGGTAAGGGACCAGGAGGCCCTGTCAGACAGACTGATCGATCCAGAGAGCCAGGAAAAGGCCAGAGTCGTGGTAAGGGGGCGCTGGCAGGGCAGGAATga
- the aste1a gene encoding LOW QUALITY PROTEIN: protein asteroid homolog 1 (The sequence of the model RefSeq protein was modified relative to this genomic sequence to represent the inferred CDS: inserted 1 base in 1 codon), which yields MGVQGLTSFMEENGNILKDVHLRNSKLIIDGSNLFNLLYFNSRLDQSHGGDYDAFEDQVCKFFKALRDCDIDPFVIVDGGSDYTDKKFETLKKRALSRINTANNLSMGLQGSGGILPILIKHVFKQVLISLKVPYAQCICEADQEIASLARSWNCPVLSNDSDFYIFDIQAGFLPISHFHWQKVSMQRGSSIRYIPCKQYTTTSFCRHFNINRKVLPVFASVAGNDYIKLHNMGVSLRWEEHSSMKGRFARFDGLLNWLTHFHGQKEALESVLRLISHSNNRQKMDAVLQGLXLGIEEYHLPPSCLERFFNDGVGPGPGRLPEPLRVLPDWTLLPLMEGRLPSCMVDVLLLGRMMQGAQVEDPRLPCGNNTSRSIRQVLYGLLLSGRRADHSSQRPPVNDVEEYYREGESLTSCMVEAVLPSAAEQMQLDTLHQAPRSVQLKVFLETLGVSLSTMSGVPPHLRLPVAVTCYWLRHAHPPPELPVLQALLLGLVYGELCRQRKSQKGFREGPVLERLRGLIQRGRRSLDLGVAHAYSQWQCCLKESLHLNQLLCFPLAEPQCAWLYKGTLVHQLVTKLRGGLTPDSLLMGGPCSGQLYRAMLGAILNSQDAAVIPLVSGPQRATSPSLTQPWDDLTAHLHILALEYDDDDDGAGGGSKAKPEDDLGWTLVSVRSRHKSKDRFNRSRNPEFSRKQGRIGWE from the exons ATGGGCGTCCAGGGATTGACCAGCTTTATGGAGGAGAATGGAAACATTTTAAAAGATGTTCACCTCAGAAACAGCAAGTTGATCATAGATGGTAGTAATCTGTTCAACTTGCTTTATTTTAACTCACGTTTGGATCAGAGTCATGGAGGGGATTATGATGCTTTTGAGGACCAGGTCTGCAAGTTCTTTAAGGCTCTGAGAGACTGCGACATTGACCCCTTTGTGATTGTAGATGGGGGCTCCGACTACACCGACAAAAAGTTTGAAACTCTCAAAAAACGAGCTCTATCAAGGATCAACACTGCCAACAACTTGTCCATGGGGCTTCAGGGGAGCGGTGGTATATTACCAATCCTCATCAAACATGTCTTCAAACAGGTCCTCATCAGCCTGAAGGTACCGTACGCACAGTGCATTTGTGAGGCAGACCAAGAAATAGCTTCCCTGGCTCGAAGTTGGAACTGTCCAGTGCTGTCCAATGACAGTGACTTTTATATCTTTGACATCCAGGCAGGATTTCTGCCTATCTCCCATTTTCACTGGCAGAAAGTGTCTATGCAACGCGGGAGCTCTATAAGATACATTCCCTGCAAGCAGTACACCACAACAAGCTTCTGCAGACACTTCAACATCAACAGAAAGGTTCTCCCAGTCTTTGCCTCTGTGGCAGGAAATGACTACATCAAGTTGCATAACATGGGTGTTTCCCTCAGGTGGGAAGAACACTCGTCAATGAAAGGAAGGTTTGCCCGCTTCGACGGCTTGCTGAATTGGCTGACCCACTTCCATGGGCAGAAGGAGGCCTTGGAATCTGTGCTCAGGCTCATCAGTCATAGTAACAACAGACAGAAAATGGATGCTGTCCTCCAGGGCC TCCTGGGCATAGAAGAGTACCATCTTCCCCCTAGTTGCCTGGAGCGGTTCTTCAATGATGGAGTGGGACCAGGACCCGGTCGTCTCCCAGAGCCTCTGAGGGTCCTTCCAGACTGGACCCTGCTGCCGTTGATGGAAGGTAGACTTCCCTCCTGCATGGTAGACGTGCTGCTGCTGGGAAGGATGATGCAGGGTGCCCAGGTGGAAGATCCCCGCTTGCCATGTGGGAACAACACCTCTCGGTCCATACGACAGGTACTCTACGGGCTGCTGCTGAGTGGGAGGAGGGCAGACCACAGTAGTCAGAGACCCCCAGTGAATGACGTGGAGGAGTATTACAGGGAAGGCGAGAGCCTGACCAGCTGCATGGTTGAAGCTGTCCTGCCCAGTGCTGCAGAACAGATGCAGCTAGACACTCTGCATCAG GCTCCAAGGTCAGTGCAGCTTAAGGTGTTTTTGGAGACACTTGGTGTGTCCCTGTCCACTATGAGCGGTGTCCCGCCTCATCTGCGTCTTCCTGTGGCTGTCACCTGCTACTGGCTGAGGCACGCCCATCCCCCTCCAGAACTCCCTGTCCTGCAGGCCCTGCTACTAGGTTTGGTGTACGGAGAGCTCTGCAGACAGAGGAAGAGCCAAAAAG GGTTTAGGGAGGGACCAGTGTTGGAGAGGCTGAGAGGGCTGATTCAGAGAGGTAGAAGGAGCCTAGACCTGGGTGTGGCCCACGCCTACAGCCAGTGGCAGTGCTGCCTGAAAGAAAGCCTTCACCTCAACCAACTGCTCTGCTTCCCTCTAGCCGAGCCTCAGTGTGCCTG GCTGTACAAGGGCACTCTGGTGCACCAGCTTGTGACCAAACTGAGAGGGGGGTTAACCCCGGATTCTCTCCTGATGGGAGGCCCTTGCTCTGGGCAGCTGTATAGGGCCATGCTGGGAGCAATACTCAACTCCCAGGATGCTGCTGTCATCCCCTTGGTGTCTGGGCCGCAGAGGGCCACATCTCCATCCTTGACACAGCCATGGGACGATCTGACGGCCCATCTACACATTCTGGCTCTggaatatgatgatgatgatgatggtgctgGAGGTGGGAGCAAGGCCAAGCCAGAGGACGATCTGGGTTGGACTTTGGTCTCAGTGCGGAGCAGGCACAAGAGCAAGGACAGATTCAACCGATCTAGGAATCCAGAATTCTCCCGGAAGCAGGGGCGGATCGGCTGGGAATAG
- the LOC135575163 gene encoding uncharacterized protein LOC135575163 has translation MFSIRTTFILPALLALLLVNVESSFSGGGGGSYNYDISKMSDLRKLYNSKVYEADRMRRPLEGMSFQVGVLSHSGVRVTLADGSQWLVHKGDGFGISSQTVVVAARHMGRDWKKVETKNFKGSKTVSDFVKAGGTDYSLIFDNCHDAAGRMWE, from the exons ATGTTCTCCATCAGGACCACATTCATCCTGCCAGCTCTTCTGGCCCTTTTGCTTGTAAATGTGGAATCCTCTTTCAGTGGTG GTGGTGGAGGATCCTACAATTATGACATATCTAAAATGTCTGACCTGAGGAAGCTGTACAACTCCAAGGTGTATGAAGCAGACAGAATGAGGAGACCCCTTGAAGGCATGTCCTTTCAGGTGGGGGTTCTCAGCCACTCAGGAGTCAG AGTGACTTTGGCTGATGGCTCCCAGTGGCTTGTCCATAAAGGGGATGGATTTGGCATCAGctctcagactgtagtggtgGCTGCACGCCACATGGGTCGAGACTGGAAG AAAGTTGAAACCAAAAACTTTAAAGGGAGTAAGACGGTCTCTGATTTCGTCAAAGCTGGAGGCACCGACTACAGCCTCATCTTTGATAACTGCCATGATGCAGCTGGTCGGATGTGGGAGTGA
- the LOC115118521 gene encoding gamma-aminobutyric acid type B receptor subunit 2-like isoform X1, translating into MSGGGRASSGQILVLSWLVVVPSLSQVRHSLPVLWIMPLTDNPGRGNLTASVLPAVQLALDDLSRQQTPLRNYEINFHVIDSECNIAKGLKAYFDAICFGPKYLMIFGGVCPSVTSVIAESLQGWNLVQLSFAATTPVLDDEKKYPNFFRMVTSDNTVNQAVVKILQNYKWRRVGTLTQDVQRISEIRRDLTKQLSKADVMVAVTESLSTDPCVNVKKLKDMDVTIIIGMFDENSASKVFCCAYSLNMFGGRYQWILPGGYQGSWWEEADSSNCASNNLLTAMEGYITVDFTHLSNRQIKGISGRTPEEYDETYNRELLQRGLVASKFHGFAYDGVWVMVKALTRVIESVRHRERYDIHRNFTVSSKEIGQMVLDSMKEICFEGVTGQVMFRNGERMGTIKLSQFQEGREVKIGQYNAEAEELELNHLIKFQGMQPPKDRAHSQRWDVSVPLYIILLSTTGLAMLMALFFLFFHIKHHNHWVMKKSSPSMNYLIILGTMLACTSVFLCGLDGSLVTDKVFVMLCPIRTYILSVGYTTTFGALFAKTWRVWTIVKNKEIIEKIIKDYQLWIIVGGMLLIDLCLLTCWQMVDPLRRTVEEFSQETAPGGEDVNTRHFLEHCESTNLTKWLAIVYGYKGLLMFLGCFLALRTRHAHIHLLDDSKYTRLSMYHVTVMSIIGASGCFLTQYNPNVQLFIMALVVISCCTCTLCLVFLPKLVKIRDNPNQVDPTSWLQCDLHKEDSETSSSSSSLNQGRSLESLRTENQQLRRRITEIGDQLEDVAMQVLEEELSPPSPQGHEVRLRAQVCSEDVPRMNRELFDDINSPEHIQRRRSLQLPILHHAYMPAIGGMSASCSSLLRSPDVPSAQQRHMPPSHRVMVTGL; encoded by the exons ATGAGTGGTGGTGGACGGGCAAGCTCAGGACAGATCCTGGTTCTCTCATGGCTGGTCGTTGTTCCTTCTCTGTCCCAGGTTCGCCACTCTCTGCCAGTGTTGTGGATCATGCCACTGACAGACAACCCAGGGCGGGGAAACCTTACGGCGTCCGTGTTGCCGGCTGTCCAGCTCGCTCTAGACGACCTGAGCAGGCAGCAGACTCCTCTAAGAAACTATGAGATCAATTTTCACGTCATAGATTCAGAG TGTAATATTGCCAAAGGACTTAAAGCCTACTTTGATGCCATATGCTTTGGGCCAAAATACTTAATGATCTTTGGAGGTGTGTGTCCATCAGTCACATCCGTCATTGCTGAATCACTACAGGGGTGGAACCTTGTACAG CTGTCTTTCGCTGCAACAACGCCTGTTTTAGATGATGAGAAAAAATATCCCAACTTCTTCCGAATGGTCACCTCGGACAACACAGTCAATCAGGCTGTTGTGAAGATCCTACAGAACTACAAGTGGAGACGTGTAGGGACGCTGACCCAGGATGTACAGAGGATCTCAGAG ATAAGGAGAGATCTGACTAAACAACTGAGTAAGGCTGATGTTATGGTTGCTGTAACTGAAAGCCTGTCCACTGACCCATGTGTCAATGTAAAGAAATTGAAG GATATGGATGTAACGATCATTATTGGGATGTTTGACGAGAATTCAGCCTCCAAAGTATTTTGCTGT GCTTACAGCCTGAACATGTTTGGCGGGAGGTATCAGTGGATCCTCCCTGGCGGTTACCAGGGGAGCTGGTGGGAGGAGGCCGACTCCTCCAACTGTGCTTCAAACAACCTGCTGACTGCAATGGAAGGCTACATCACTGTGGACTTCACACACCTCAGTAACAGACAGATAAAAGGCATCTCAGGAAGG ACCCCAGAAGAGTATGACGAGACTTACAACAGAGAGCTGCTGCAGAGAGGGTTGGTTGCCAGCAAGTTCCATGGGTTTGCCTATGATGGAGTTTGGGTGATGGTGAAAGCATTGACCAGGGTCATTGAGTCTGTTCGtcacagagagagatatgacaTCCACCGGAACTTCACAGTCAGCAGCAAGGAGATTGGACAAATGGTCCTGGATTCCATGAAGGAGATTTGCTTTGAGGGTGTAACT GGTCAAGTTATGTTTAGAAATGGAGAACGCATGGGAACTATTAAATTAAGCCAATTTCAAG AGGGCCGGGAGGTTAAGATAGGCCAATATAATGCTGAAGCAGAAGAATTAGAACTCAACCACTTAATCAAGTTTCAAG GCATGCAGCCGCCTAAAGACCGGGCACACTCCCAGCGGTGGGATGTCAGTGTTCCCCTCTACATAATCTTGTTATCCACCACTGGCCTGGCCATGCTCATGgcactcttcttcctcttcttccacaTCAAGCATCACAACCATTG GGTCATGAAGAAGTCCAGTCCGTCCATGAACTACCTCATTATCCTGGGTACGATGCTGGCCTGTACCTCCGTCTTCCTCTGTGGGCTGGATGGATCCCTTGTGACTGACAAAGTGTTTGTTATGCTTTGCCCT ATTCGCACATATATTCTTTCTGTAGGATACACCACAACCTTTGGGGCATTGTTTGCGAAAACTTGGAGGGTCTGGACAATTGTCAAAAATAAGGAGATAATTGAAAAG ATTATTAAGGATTACCAACTATGGATAATTGTCGGGGGAATGCTGCTAATCGATCTGTGTCTGTTAACCTGCTGGCAGATGGTGGATCCACTCAGACGAACAGTGGAAGAGTTCAGCCAAGAG ACTGCTCCTGGTGGTGAAGATGTTAATACAAGGCACTTCCTGGAGCACTGTGAAAGTACAAACCTGACTAAATGGCTCGCCATTGTATATGGCTACAAAGGGCTTCTAATG TTTCTTGGATGTTTCCTGGCCTTGAGAACAAGGCATGCACATATCCATCTCCTCGATGACAGCAAGTACACAAGGCTGAGCATGTACCACGTGACCGTCATGTCTATCATTGGAGCATCAGGGTGCTTCCTGACCCAGTATAACCCTAATGTGCAGCTCTTCATCATGGCTTTGGTGGTGATCTCCTGCTGTACCTGCACTCTGTGTCTGGTGTTCCTGCCCAAG CTTGTAAAAATCCGAGACAATCCCAACCAAGTGGATCCAACTAGCTGGTTACAATGTGATCTTCACAAGGAGGATTCGGAGACGTCCAGTTCCTCTAGCAGTCTCAATCAGGGCAGATCTCTTGAAAGCCTGCGGACTGAAAACCAGCAGCTCCGGAGGAGAATCACAGAG ATTGGTGACCAGTTGGAGGATGTTGCCATGCAAGTACTAGAGGAAGAGCTGAGTCCTCCCAGTCCACAGGGCCATGAAGTGAGACTGAGAGCCCAGGTGTGCTCTGAGGATGTGCCCAGGATGAACAGGGAACTCTTTGATGACATCAACTCACCTGAACA CATCCAACGAAGACGGTCCTTGCAGCTGCCAATTCTTCACCACGCCTACATGCCAGCCATCGGGGGAATGAGTGCCAGCTGTTCCAGCCTTCTGAGAAGTCCAGATGTCCCCAGTGCCCAACAGAGACATATGCCACCATCGCATCGGGTCATGGTCACCGGGCTGTGA
- the tmem116 gene encoding transmembrane protein 116 isoform X2, translated as MLHFVLQDVSNNTEQNTTTPEDWTVVYFAVRWIQMTMAVLSIVGSGSIIVYATFQHLIRTPEIQPLFLLSVTDLLLAVSWLVGAVLFTQDCDSHATCYNLHIVEQILYMTSFFYTLNYVWTLYSGLNNRFYSSLHGYPAQCATKLRSFSKIAAVLSCVLPVLLMLPVFVTGNMDHCYTNFSQPYKCLLMHTEALFMSTDLSKMEVDSACRLGHMYSIAVFLAVFLLTFVGIVVLMGKARTVYRRCVSSSGFLGDRQWASLRVLDRHMLLYPSVFFFCWGPVFLAAMILYNPKSVEGVVGVILYILQAFTSSSQGLLNCVVYGWTQTHFRSASKDALRDMDTQTPLLRSQKKGYKTLWSTPSPKPDDIEGSGILPTPH; from the exons gtgtaCTTTGCAGTCAGGTGGATCCAGATGACTATGGCAGTACTGAG CATTGTCGGTTCAGGTTCCATAATTGTTTATGCAACTTTCCAACACCTTATAAGGACACCTGAG ATCCAGCCATTGTTCTTACTGAGTGTGACAGACTTGCTGCTGGCAGTCAGCTGGCTGGTAGGAGCAGTACTGTTCACCCAGGACTGTGATAGCCATGCCACCTGCTACAACCTACACATCGTTGAACAG ATCCTGTATATGACCTCGTTCTTCTACACATTGAACTATGTATGGACCCTGTACTCTGGGCTAAATAACAGATTCTACAGTAGCCTTCATGGATACCCAGCCCAA TGCGCCACCAAACTGAGAAGTTTCAGCAAGATTGCTGCAGTCCTGTCATG TGTACTCCCCGTGCTGCTGATGCTGCCAGTGTTTGTAACAGGAAACATGGACCACTGTTACACAAACTTCAGCCAGCCTTACAA GTGCCTTCTAATGCACACGGAGGCACTCTTCATGTCCACTGACTTGAGCAAGATGGAGGTGGACTCAGCTTGCCGCCTGGGACACATGTACAGTATTGCTGTCTTCCTGGCAGTGTTCCTCCTCACCTTTGTTGGCATTGTG GTGCTCATGGGAAAAGCCCGCACTGTTTACAGACGTTGTGTGAGTTCTAGCGGTTTCCTTGGCGACAGGCAGTGGGCGTCGCTTCGTGTTCTGGACCGACACATgctcctctacccctctgtcttcttcttctgttGGGGCCCAG TGTTCCTGGCAGCCATGATTctgtacaaccccaaatcagtgGAGGGAGTTGTGGGCGTCATTCTCTACATCTTACAG GCCTTCACCTCATCCTCTCAAGGCCTTCTGAACTGTGTGGTGTACGGctggacacagacacacttcCGCTCAGCTAGCAAAGATGCTCTAAGGGACATGGACACTCAGACGCCACTTCTGAGATCTCAGAAGAAAGGCTATAAAACTCTATGGTCAACACCATCCCCCAAACCAGATGATATAGAAGGATCTGGTATTCTACCGACACCACATTAA
- the LOC115118521 gene encoding gamma-aminobutyric acid type B receptor subunit 2-like isoform X2, whose amino-acid sequence MSGGGRASSGQILVLSWLVVVPSLSQVRHSLPVLWIMPLTDNPGRGNLTASVLPAVQLALDDLSRQQTPLRNYEINFHVIDSECNIAKGLKAYFDAICFGPKYLMIFGGVCPSVTSVIAESLQGWNLVQLSFAATTPVLDDEKKYPNFFRMVTSDNTVNQAVVKILQNYKWRRVGTLTQDVQRISEIRRDLTKQLSKADVMVAVTESLSTDPCVNVKKLKDMDVTIIIGMFDENSASKVFCCAYSLNMFGGRYQWILPGGYQGSWWEEADSSNCASNNLLTAMEGYITVDFTHLSNRQIKGISGRTPEEYDETYNRELLQRGLVASKFHGFAYDGVWVMVKALTRVIESVRHRERYDIHRNFTVSSKEIGQMVLDSMKEICFEGVTGQVMFRNGERMGTIKLSQFQEGREVKIGQYNAEAEELELNHLIKFQGMQPPKDRAHSQRWDVSVPLYIILLSTTGLAMLMALFFLFFHIKHHNHWVMKKSSPSMNYLIILGTMLACTSVFLCGLDGSLVTDKVFVMLCPIRTYILSVGYTTTFGALFAKTWRVWTIVKNKEIIEKIIKDYQLWIIVGGMLLIDLCLLTCWQMVDPLRRTVEEFSQETAPGGEDVNTRHFLEHCESTNLTKWLAIVYGYKGLLMFLGCFLALRTRHAHIHLLDDSKYTRLSMYHVTVMSIIGASGCFLTQYNPNVQLFIMALVVISCCTCTLCLVFLPKLVKIRDNPNQVDPTSWLQCDLHKEDSETSSSSSSLNQGRSLESLRTENQQLRRRITEMVELWE is encoded by the exons ATGAGTGGTGGTGGACGGGCAAGCTCAGGACAGATCCTGGTTCTCTCATGGCTGGTCGTTGTTCCTTCTCTGTCCCAGGTTCGCCACTCTCTGCCAGTGTTGTGGATCATGCCACTGACAGACAACCCAGGGCGGGGAAACCTTACGGCGTCCGTGTTGCCGGCTGTCCAGCTCGCTCTAGACGACCTGAGCAGGCAGCAGACTCCTCTAAGAAACTATGAGATCAATTTTCACGTCATAGATTCAGAG TGTAATATTGCCAAAGGACTTAAAGCCTACTTTGATGCCATATGCTTTGGGCCAAAATACTTAATGATCTTTGGAGGTGTGTGTCCATCAGTCACATCCGTCATTGCTGAATCACTACAGGGGTGGAACCTTGTACAG CTGTCTTTCGCTGCAACAACGCCTGTTTTAGATGATGAGAAAAAATATCCCAACTTCTTCCGAATGGTCACCTCGGACAACACAGTCAATCAGGCTGTTGTGAAGATCCTACAGAACTACAAGTGGAGACGTGTAGGGACGCTGACCCAGGATGTACAGAGGATCTCAGAG ATAAGGAGAGATCTGACTAAACAACTGAGTAAGGCTGATGTTATGGTTGCTGTAACTGAAAGCCTGTCCACTGACCCATGTGTCAATGTAAAGAAATTGAAG GATATGGATGTAACGATCATTATTGGGATGTTTGACGAGAATTCAGCCTCCAAAGTATTTTGCTGT GCTTACAGCCTGAACATGTTTGGCGGGAGGTATCAGTGGATCCTCCCTGGCGGTTACCAGGGGAGCTGGTGGGAGGAGGCCGACTCCTCCAACTGTGCTTCAAACAACCTGCTGACTGCAATGGAAGGCTACATCACTGTGGACTTCACACACCTCAGTAACAGACAGATAAAAGGCATCTCAGGAAGG ACCCCAGAAGAGTATGACGAGACTTACAACAGAGAGCTGCTGCAGAGAGGGTTGGTTGCCAGCAAGTTCCATGGGTTTGCCTATGATGGAGTTTGGGTGATGGTGAAAGCATTGACCAGGGTCATTGAGTCTGTTCGtcacagagagagatatgacaTCCACCGGAACTTCACAGTCAGCAGCAAGGAGATTGGACAAATGGTCCTGGATTCCATGAAGGAGATTTGCTTTGAGGGTGTAACT GGTCAAGTTATGTTTAGAAATGGAGAACGCATGGGAACTATTAAATTAAGCCAATTTCAAG AGGGCCGGGAGGTTAAGATAGGCCAATATAATGCTGAAGCAGAAGAATTAGAACTCAACCACTTAATCAAGTTTCAAG GCATGCAGCCGCCTAAAGACCGGGCACACTCCCAGCGGTGGGATGTCAGTGTTCCCCTCTACATAATCTTGTTATCCACCACTGGCCTGGCCATGCTCATGgcactcttcttcctcttcttccacaTCAAGCATCACAACCATTG GGTCATGAAGAAGTCCAGTCCGTCCATGAACTACCTCATTATCCTGGGTACGATGCTGGCCTGTACCTCCGTCTTCCTCTGTGGGCTGGATGGATCCCTTGTGACTGACAAAGTGTTTGTTATGCTTTGCCCT ATTCGCACATATATTCTTTCTGTAGGATACACCACAACCTTTGGGGCATTGTTTGCGAAAACTTGGAGGGTCTGGACAATTGTCAAAAATAAGGAGATAATTGAAAAG ATTATTAAGGATTACCAACTATGGATAATTGTCGGGGGAATGCTGCTAATCGATCTGTGTCTGTTAACCTGCTGGCAGATGGTGGATCCACTCAGACGAACAGTGGAAGAGTTCAGCCAAGAG ACTGCTCCTGGTGGTGAAGATGTTAATACAAGGCACTTCCTGGAGCACTGTGAAAGTACAAACCTGACTAAATGGCTCGCCATTGTATATGGCTACAAAGGGCTTCTAATG TTTCTTGGATGTTTCCTGGCCTTGAGAACAAGGCATGCACATATCCATCTCCTCGATGACAGCAAGTACACAAGGCTGAGCATGTACCACGTGACCGTCATGTCTATCATTGGAGCATCAGGGTGCTTCCTGACCCAGTATAACCCTAATGTGCAGCTCTTCATCATGGCTTTGGTGGTGATCTCCTGCTGTACCTGCACTCTGTGTCTGGTGTTCCTGCCCAAG CTTGTAAAAATCCGAGACAATCCCAACCAAGTGGATCCAACTAGCTGGTTACAATGTGATCTTCACAAGGAGGATTCGGAGACGTCCAGTTCCTCTAGCAGTCTCAATCAGGGCAGATCTCTTGAAAGCCTGCGGACTGAAAACCAGCAGCTCCGGAGGAGAATCACAGAG ATGGTGGAACTTTGGGAATGA